A genomic window from Equus asinus isolate D_3611 breed Donkey chromosome 25, EquAss-T2T_v2, whole genome shotgun sequence includes:
- the ENSA gene encoding alpha-endosulfine, translating into MSQKQEEENPAEETGEEKQDTQEKEGILPERAEEAKLKAKYPSLGQKPGGSDFLMKRLQKGQKYFDSGDYNMAKAKMKNKQLPSAGPDKNLVTGDHIPTPQDLPQRKSSLVTSKLAGGQVE; encoded by the exons ATGTCCCAGAAGCAAGAAGAGGAGAACCCTGCGGAGGAGACCGGCGAGGAGAAGCAG GACACGCAGGAGAAAGAAGGTATTCTCCCTGAGAGAGCTGAGGAGGCAAAGCTAAAGGCCAAATATCCAAGCCTAGGACAAAAGCCTGGAGGCTCCGACTTCCTCATGAAGAGACTCCAGAAAGGG CAAAAGTACTTTGACTCAGGAGACTACAACATGGCCAAAGCCAAGATGAAGAATAAGCAGCTGCCAAGCGCAGGACCAGACAAGAACCTGGTGACTGGTGACCACATCCCCACCCCACAGGATCTGCCCCAGAGAAAGTCCTCGCTCGTCACCAGCAAGCTTGCGGG TGGCCAAGTTGAATGA